ATTACACTAAAATTACAACTAAAGGTGAACGCCAGGTGCGCACCGCAGATAATGGTGATAAATATATTGATTATCAGTATAAATTACCCGCTTACAATAAAGCCGGTGATAAACGAACCGTTGATTTTAATGGCAACAAAGAACGGCCGTTGAAACGCAATGCATATCTGCAATTAAAGGTCAGCCGTCAAAAAGGTGTGATCAGTTGGCAAGCTGTTACCAAGGGTGACGTGCCAGCTAAAGCGACGGCTAAACTAGATGAATGATTAAATAGAAGAAAATACAACAAAAAGTCCACGATATTTTAC
This is a stretch of genomic DNA from Loigolactobacillus coryniformis subsp. coryniformis KCTC 3167 = DSM 20001. It encodes these proteins:
- a CDS encoding YxeA family protein, which codes for MRKWIYALVALIVVGLGFGWYQYEYGGQSYYTKITTKGERQVRTADNGDKYIDYQYKLPAYNKAGDKRTVDFNGNKERPLKRNAYLQLKVSRQKGVISWQAVTKGDVPAKATAKLDE